The Pontibacter korlensis sequence CGTACTCTCGCCGTTGTTGTAAAGACGGTGCTCTGAGAATTCTACTGAGAACCCATGGTAGGGTGACTGATGTAAACCAGTAATAAAGCCCTCCACCAATTGCTTTGCCAGAAACTCCATGTTCTCAAATTTCTGTACATCGGCAAGGGTAAGGGGCTTTTTCATAGTTTACTGCTTTGTTGTAGATTCTGCTTCTGAAACGGCAAAAGGCGTGTCTTGTTGTGCTTCAGTTTCGCTCAGCGCTTCCACCTTTACTGTTGCTGTGCCAGAACGTACCATATCCAGCTCTTTTGCTGCTGCTTTGGAAACGTCTATCACACGGTGGCGGCTGCTAACCATTCGGTCATTGATACGTACAACAACGGTCTTGCCATTATTCAAATTAGTTACCTGCACCTTAGTGTCAAAAGGCAGTGAGGCATGCGCAGCGGTCAGTTGATTTTTGTCGTAGGGTTCGCCGCTGGCAGTTTTGTGGCCATGAAAGCGGTCGGCGTAAAAAGAGGCTTTACCGCTAGCTGTGTAAGTGGCCGGTCCTGAAAAGAACGAAAGCAGGAAAATCAATACTACTGAACATAGATTCATAGTATTTCATAGTTGGTCCGGCTACAAATATAGAGTTAAAATAATTTAAGTGAATTTTAAATTCTAAAACTTTTATATATCAGATCTATATATTACTTTTAGGTTCTCAAGGTTGAATTTAACGTCTAATAACGGTGGAAGAGAACAACGAAAAAGCAGAAATTTATTCCCAGAGAGTAAGAGCCGGGAAGAGAACGTATTTCTTTGATGTGAAGTCAACTCGTTCTAACGACTTCTACGTGACTATCACGGAGAGCAAGCGTAAGTTCAAAGACGACAGCTTCTCATACGAGAAACACAAGATCTTCCTTTACAAAGAAGACTTCGTGAAGTTCATGGAGGCGCTTCAGGGAACTATTGACCACGTTAAATCCGAGCTCTTGACAGAAGAAGCACTTGCTGCACTGGAGAATCCTGTAAGCGAGAAAGAAGCCTCTTTTGATGAAGAACTTAAGTGGGACTAAACCCGAACCACTTAACATACTAATATTACCGAAGCCCGCCGCCTCCTGCTGTGGGCTTTTTGCATTAGCACCCGCCCCTCTCACACCTTATTTAAAGTAATAGAGCGCGCAGAGCTAAGTAATTTATTGTATCTTTGCGCCCTGAAATAAACATAAAAGTATAAATGGGACTACGATGCGGTATTGTGGGTCTGCCAAACGTTGGCAAGTCTACCCTGTTCAACGCTATTTCTAACGCCAAGGCAGAGTCTGCCAATTATCCTTTCTGTACCATTGAGCCTAACGTAGGCGTAATTACGGTGCCAGATGAGCGCCTGCAGATACTGGAAGAACTGGTGCACCCAGAGCGCGTGTTGCCAACAGTAATAGAATTTGTGGACATTGCCGGCCTAGTAAAAGGCGCCAGCAAAGGCGAGGGTCTGGGCAATAAGTTCCTGGCCAACATCCGTGAGGTAGATGCTATCATTCATGTGGTGCGTTGCTTCGAAGATCCGAACATTGTGCACGTGGCCGGTCAGGTAGATCCTATTTCTGATAAAGAAATCATCGATACAGAGCTTCAGCTGAAAGACCTGGAGTCTGTCGATAAGAAAATACAAAAAGTAATCCGTACGGCTAAGTCTGGCGATGCGAAGGCAAAGAAAGAAATGGCTGCTCTGGAGAAGTACAAGGCACACCTGGAGAGTGGCCAAAATGTGCGCTCTCTTGAAGTAACGGAGGAAGAGAAAGAAGCTGTAGAAGATCTGAAGCTGCTAACAGAGAAGCCGGTGATTTATGCCGCCAACGTAGACGAAGACTCTATGCTGACAGGTAACCAGTACTCTGAGGTACTGAAAGAACACGTGAAAAACGAAAATGCACAGGTAGTGCTGATTTCGGCCTCTATTGAAGCGCAGATTGCTGAGTTGACTGACCCTGAAGAGAAAGAAATGTTCCTTTCAGAGTATGGCTTGCAAGAGTCTGGCCTGAACAAGCTGATCCGTGCTTCTTACGATCTGCTGAACCTGATCACCTACTTCACTGCCGGTGTGAAAGAAGTACGCGCCTGGACAATTCAAAAGGGCTGGAGAGCACCACAGGCTGCCGGTGTTATTCATACTGACTTTGAGAAAGGCTTTATTCGTGCTGAGGTAATCAAACTAGAGGATTACCAGAAGTATGGCTCTGAGGCAAAAATCAAAGAGGCTGGTAAAATGGCCGTTGAAGGCAAAGAGTACGTGGTGCAGGATGGCGATATCATGCACTTCCGCTTTAACGTGTAATTCATTTTAAGAGTAAAAACAGAAAAGGCAGGCCAATTGGCCAGGAGTGGTCGGCAGAAATTCCGACCACTTTTTTATGTTTTAAAGAGTTTGCCTAAGTCCCCACCGCACTCTGCCACAATGATGGCAATGGCCAGGTTTCTGACTTCCATAGCAAACCTGCGTTTGGCCGTTTTGTAGCCAATGGCGTTGGCCTGTTTGTAGATAAGCAGCAGCATGGCCACAATCAGGGTCATGTAGAGCATCACCTCTATGCCGTTTTGGTTGAGCGAGACCAAGTGGCTCAGGTTGAGCTCCTGCTTAAAGAAGCGAAAGAACACCTCCATGTCCCACCTGCGCCGGTAGGCCTTGGCTACCTCTTCAGCAGGCATCTGCAGGGCATTGGTCAACAGCCAGTAGCGCTGCTTTGGGTCCTGCTTGCTTTCCACGATGAGGAGGCGGAAATCCTGCTCCAGCAGGCTTTCCCGGTACTGGATGTTTCCTTTCTTGTTGTGGATGGGCTTGCCGCAGTAAAGCCTGACGAGCTGATCGCTCCTCAGCACCCCTTCGCCCAGGTCTGTCTGCTGTCCTGGCTCAAGCAGGTTGGCCTTGCGCTCATACTTGCGGTTTTCCTTCACCCGGCAGACAAAGCGCACCTGCTGCGCCTCAAAGGCCGCCAGGCTTTGGGCCGATTGCAGGCCCCGGTCCAGCACATACAGGTTTTTGTGGCCAGCCTCCTTCCTGGCATGCTGCCAGACCAGGTGGGACAGGGCCACCTCCTCGCTGTTGTAGCTGCGCTCGCTGAAGGCCTGGGCGCTGCAGGGCAGCACCCCATCAAAGGCCACGGTGTATTGGACGGCCTTCCTGCCGCTGGCATGACCTACGCTGCTTTGAAGGGAGAGTTGCGCCAAGTATTGCTCGGGGATAGGCTCCAGCAGTTGGCTCACACTCATCCTGTGGTCTTTGAATATGCTCATCATCTTTATCTTTTAGCCTGTAAAGACAAAAAACAAGAGAAGCAGAGAGATCAAGAAAGTGAAAAAACAGCCCCAATGAAAGAGTGGTCGGAATTCCTTCCGACCACTCCTGGTGATAAACCTGCCTTTTCTGCTTTTATGTCCTCCTATCTAAGTTTTCTTCAGGTACATTGTCTTCAGCACCACCCAGCTTTTCCTTATCCGGCAGTACACCTCATCTTAGCTGTCAGTTTGGCAAGTGTTCTTGCTTAAATTACCCCACTTACTTTATGGTCTTTCACAACATGCACCTAACCCCCGTTATTTAGGTTATTTACACAAACATTTAAACAGAAATAACATACATTAAAGCTATTGATTTTTATCTTTTTGATATCGTGAAATGGCTACAGAGTCGAGCAAGCTACTGTTGTAGAACTTCAAGCAAATATCCATCACTCTTTTGCCTTCCATACCTTCAGCTACACGTCCTACTCTACTAGCAGAGTCTAGCAAAATCTTATCTCTTTCAACTTTTGCCAAAATATCAATTAGTGCAACCTCTGAATACAGGTAATCAGGAAAGCGGCAACTAGCGTCCTCAGTTACTAAATCATACTTATTGTCATACCCATACTTTATACACCTACAGAAGCTAAGGGTTTTGAAGCCCTCTATAAAAGAGTTCTTATAGTTTTCTTGCAGCATTTTCCTCTCCCCTAGTTTGAAGTTAGATGTACAGCCTATTAAAGCTACAACAAACAGCAAGACCAAAGGAGCCAGAACACTTCTCATTTTAGGTTCCTTACTTCCTGTTGAAGAACAGCCTATCATACCCGATCAAAAGGTCAGCGCGAGAGCCTGGTGGGCGGTAGTAAATCAGGATGTCGTAGATGTTATCGGTTTCGAAATGACTTCCCTCAAAGTAGCTTTCGTCCGGGTCAGCAGAGCCTTGCTTTAAGGTGTAGTAGTAGTTGTAGTAGCCCTGCTTTAATAGCATACGCCCTGTGAAAGCCTGTCGCTCGGCATCGAAGCTTAATTTGGCCTCTTTTGTTTCTCTCCAGTTTGTCAGGTCGCCCTGTAGGTATACTTCTCCAGGCACATTGTCTGATACCTTCAACTCAAAATCTACCCATGTGTAATCCCCATTCACGTCGCCATTCCCATACTGCCTGTTGCCAAAAATCCGCCTTCCGTTAATGTCAGGGTCTTGGCTGTAGGCAAGGCCGTTTCTGCTTTTGTCCGGCTGAAGATCCACCAGGATAGGGCTCTGCTGCAAGTTTATACTTTCAACACCAATGCCATTGTAGTTCAGGCTGCGTGTGTCGAATGCACGAAACTCGCTCAGCCCCTTAAACAGCTCCTTCGGATCAAAGAAAACATACTCCAGTCGGCGCTGCGCATCGTGGATATAGGTAGGGCGGGCAAGGCGTTTGGCATTGTCCCAGCGAAAGTTCTGGCGCATCACTGCCTTGACGTCTGCAGCAGGGTTTATTAACTCATAATCCGGGTAAAACACATTAAACTCTACCGGCTGACGTGTTTCTCGACCCTGTGGCCCAAGCGGTGCACCTAACTTGCTCGTCACCGTCACGAGCTCCTGATACACAAGTATGCGCTGCGTAAGCAACAGCTTTCCTCCCTCCTCTTGTACTACCAACACATAGTTACCACTCAGCTTTACCCGTGGCACCCGAAACTGGTAATGCACATATGGTACACGTGTATTTACAGAATTTTGAGCATCGGTAATAAAAAACTCATTGAATTCGTTCAGAAACTGGGTATCGCTGAGAGAAGAGGGTGTCCAGTTTGCATCGCAATGAATAAGCTTTGCCACCAACCTGTTGGGAGCAGCATTTAAGCGATCAAACTCAAGTATAACAGGTGTGCCCTGGCCAAGTGCGACAACAGGTGGCTCCAGCACTTCTTCCTCAAAACCAGTAGCCACATAAGCTTGCACCGACTGTATACTTTCATCGTATACAAAATCCTCGTAGCGGAGTTGTGCCTGTGTGCTACTACTGCTCTGTACCTGTTGCTCGATTGGGACACAAGCCACAGTGCCTACCGCCAGTAAAGAGCCCAGCAGGTAAGTATAGATTGTTCTTTTCTGCATTCGTTAAGTCTAGGCTTTTCTTATAGATAAGGCCAAATGATTATCAGAACGAATATAGTCAAAAATGTGTAAGCCTCCCTTAATTAATACAGCCGTTGCAGTTTGTGCTTTCTATCGTTCTTCCATATTGTAGATACGTCACTTAAAGGGATGAAACAGGTACTTCTGGCTGGTGCCACCGGACACCTGGGCCGTCATTTGCTACGAGCACTCAAACAGCAAGGCTTTATAGTTACAGTTCTAGCACGTTCAGAGCAAAAGGCTTCTGCTCTCTCTCCTGCTCCTGATCGGCTACTATTTGCAGATGCAACACATCCAGACTCTTTGTCGGGTTGCTGCCAGGGTATAGATGTAGTGGCATCTGCGGTGGGGAAGAGCATCAGTTTGAAAGACTGGAGCAAAACTACTTTCCACGAGGTAGATTATCAGGCAAATTACAACCTCTTGCAGGAGGCGAAGGCGGCAGGAATACAGCAGTTCATATACATTTCGGCTTTTAGCGCAGAGCAGCACCCTGAGTTAGCTTACTTCAAAGCACATGCAGATTTTTCGGAAGCCCTAAAACAATCTGGCATCAGCTATACCATTGTACAACCAACAGCATTATTTTCTGTATTCGACGAGATGACAGCTATGGCCAGGAAGGGAATGCTAGGTGTGATCGATTCAGGTGCGGCCTTAACCAACCCCGTGTTTGAAGGAGATGTTGCCAACGTAGCTGTGGAAAGTATAGGGGGACCATCAGAAGTCATTCCTATCGGCGGTAAACGTATCTATAGCCGGTTAGAACTAGCAAAATTGGTTGGCAGAGCTGCAGGGTATGAAGGCAGGATAATTCATGCACCTAAAACTGCTATAAAACTTTTACTGCCTTTGGTAAAGCTGTTCAGTCCGAGCCTATGTCATACATTAGCATTTCTAACCAAAGTATCAGTAGAAAATTGTGTAGCTCCACAGCTAGGAGAGTTCACGTTGGAGGACTACCTGAAATTGCCGGAGAAAGCATCGAAAGCCAGTGCTTAGCTAATCGTCCATAAGTTCGGTCTCTACAGATATGCCTGCTACCAACGTTTTCTGAACTGGGCACCTACTGGCAATTACCTTGAGGCGCTGTCGCTGTTCTGCAGTTAGGTCACCGAAAAGACGTAGCTTTTTAATAACCTGAGTAAGTTTTGCTGTGTCCTGCTCACAATGCTGGCAATCGTCTGTATGAACACGCTCATGCCGCAGTTGTACCTCCGCACGCTCCAGAGGCCAACCTTTCAGCTTCGCGTACATATTTAAAGTTATCACTGTACATGCACCCAGTGCCGCTAGTATATAATCATAAGGGTCTACGCCATTTTTAACATCCTGCTCACTGCCAGA is a genomic window containing:
- a CDS encoding septal ring lytic transglycosylase RlpA family protein; the encoded protein is MNLCSVVLIFLLSFFSGPATYTASGKASFYADRFHGHKTASGEPYDKNQLTAAHASLPFDTKVQVTNLNNGKTVVVRINDRMVSSRHRVIDVSKAAAKELDMVRSGTATVKVEALSETEAQQDTPFAVSEAESTTKQ
- a CDS encoding OsmC family protein, translated to MSMQEVEGFVKVSTDSSVPLVAKVTAGTDTMIIDESGSEQDVKNGVDPYDYILAALGACTVITLNMYAKLKGWPLERAEVQLRHERVHTDDCQHCEQDTAKLTQVIKKLRLFGDLTAEQRQRLKVIASRCPVQKTLVAGISVETELMDD
- a CDS encoding DUF3276 family protein, whose protein sequence is MEENNEKAEIYSQRVRAGKRTYFFDVKSTRSNDFYVTITESKRKFKDDSFSYEKHKIFLYKEDFVKFMEALQGTIDHVKSELLTEEALAALENPVSEKEASFDEELKWD
- the ychF gene encoding redox-regulated ATPase YchF — encoded protein: MGLRCGIVGLPNVGKSTLFNAISNAKAESANYPFCTIEPNVGVITVPDERLQILEELVHPERVLPTVIEFVDIAGLVKGASKGEGLGNKFLANIREVDAIIHVVRCFEDPNIVHVAGQVDPISDKEIIDTELQLKDLESVDKKIQKVIRTAKSGDAKAKKEMAALEKYKAHLESGQNVRSLEVTEEEKEAVEDLKLLTEKPVIYAANVDEDSMLTGNQYSEVLKEHVKNENAQVVLISASIEAQIAELTDPEEKEMFLSEYGLQESGLNKLIRASYDLLNLITYFTAGVKEVRAWTIQKGWRAPQAAGVIHTDFEKGFIRAEVIKLEDYQKYGSEAKIKEAGKMAVEGKEYVVQDGDIMHFRFNV
- a CDS encoding transposase, with amino-acid sequence MMSIFKDHRMSVSQLLEPIPEQYLAQLSLQSSVGHASGRKAVQYTVAFDGVLPCSAQAFSERSYNSEEVALSHLVWQHARKEAGHKNLYVLDRGLQSAQSLAAFEAQQVRFVCRVKENRKYERKANLLEPGQQTDLGEGVLRSDQLVRLYCGKPIHNKKGNIQYRESLLEQDFRLLIVESKQDPKQRYWLLTNALQMPAEEVAKAYRRRWDMEVFFRFFKQELNLSHLVSLNQNGIEVMLYMTLIVAMLLLIYKQANAIGYKTAKRRFAMEVRNLAIAIIVAECGGDLGKLFKT
- a CDS encoding SDR family oxidoreductase, which encodes MKQVLLAGATGHLGRHLLRALKQQGFIVTVLARSEQKASALSPAPDRLLFADATHPDSLSGCCQGIDVVASAVGKSISLKDWSKTTFHEVDYQANYNLLQEAKAAGIQQFIYISAFSAEQHPELAYFKAHADFSEALKQSGISYTIVQPTALFSVFDEMTAMARKGMLGVIDSGAALTNPVFEGDVANVAVESIGGPSEVIPIGGKRIYSRLELAKLVGRAAGYEGRIIHAPKTAIKLLLPLVKLFSPSLCHTLAFLTKVSVENCVAPQLGEFTLEDYLKLPEKASKASA
- a CDS encoding DUF5103 domain-containing protein translates to MQKRTIYTYLLGSLLAVGTVACVPIEQQVQSSSSTQAQLRYEDFVYDESIQSVQAYVATGFEEEVLEPPVVALGQGTPVILEFDRLNAAPNRLVAKLIHCDANWTPSSLSDTQFLNEFNEFFITDAQNSVNTRVPYVHYQFRVPRVKLSGNYVLVVQEEGGKLLLTQRILVYQELVTVTSKLGAPLGPQGRETRQPVEFNVFYPDYELINPAADVKAVMRQNFRWDNAKRLARPTYIHDAQRRLEYVFFDPKELFKGLSEFRAFDTRSLNYNGIGVESINLQQSPILVDLQPDKSRNGLAYSQDPDINGRRIFGNRQYGNGDVNGDYTWVDFELKVSDNVPGEVYLQGDLTNWRETKEAKLSFDAERQAFTGRMLLKQGYYNYYYTLKQGSADPDESYFEGSHFETDNIYDILIYYRPPGSRADLLIGYDRLFFNRK